One bacterium DNA window includes the following coding sequences:
- the gltB gene encoding glutamate synthase large subunit translates to MSGLYDRRFEHDACGVGFVATTGGRSHAPLAHALDALANLAHRGAVSADGKTGDGAGVLTQIPHRLLAPDLQRLSVRVPRHSDLGLAMVFLPRDNRTRGRARAIVEDAITREGLVFFGWRQVPVASAALGRDALLTRPEIEQALVGRPDPLGADEFERTLYLARKVIERRLLEERIAECSVPSCSHRTVVYKGLCVAPQLPRFYADLRDPAFETALALFHQRYSTNTFPSWPLAQPFRLLAHNGEINTLWGNVNWTRAREAHLRSPFWRERMRDLTPVIQADGSDSAMLDNVLELLVQSGRDPLHAMMTLVPEASEGATEMAPELRAFYEFHAGLSEPWDGPAALAFSDGRVAAAALDRNGLRPARYMITEDGLVVVASEAGVLDLDPSRIVEKGRLGPGRVIAVDTVAGRILNDETIKREVAGRRPYAAWLAAGRTRVPSDTAPPAVDSPSLARRLVAFGYSDEEFKRIHTPMFMEAKDPVGSMGDDTPLAVLSSRPRLLYAYLKQRFAQVTNPPIDSLRERLVMSLVTLLGARGNLLEEAPEHARLVELRSPVITAVELGSLASLPEETLRVRTLSARFAAAGGADGLERALVQLCDEAAYQVEEGATLLVISDRGIDAAHAPIPMVLAVGAVHQSLIRRGRRMRVSLVAETGEARDVHHTAVLIGYGASAVCPYLAHEMIVEEARRAGADPAAWLANHRKAIEAGLLKIMSKMGISTVSSYHGAQIFEAVGLDTALVEFALTGTPSRLGGIGLAEISEDVLLRHRRAFGDDGVPALDDPGLFRFRKDGEYHAFHPNVLRTLHRLALQGGDEEYLAYAWEVTHRPPTALRDLLEFHGGAPIPVEGVEPAAEIARRFVVSSMSHGSLSKEAHETLAIAMNRLGAKSSSGEGGEDPDRFVRRPNGDWPNSAVKQVASGRFGVTASYLNAAQELEIKMAQGSKPGEGGQIPGAKVSAEIARIRHTQPGIALISPPPHHDIYSIEDLAQLIYDLKQGNPRARVAVKLVSEAGVGTIAAGVAKAYADTVHIAGADGGTGASPLDSIKNAGVPWELGLAETQQTLVRNNLRGRVKIRVDGGLKVARDVLIAALLGGEEFGFASAAVVALGCVMARQCHLNTCPVGIATQRDDLRAKFPGTPERVVHFFLAIAEDLRRLLAQLGARGVDEIVGRQDMLRVRSDIPVPRARRLALDALLADPDPSGTRVRRHQQERNDRPGEPYDDAILIQIGEDLAAGQRVDRTFEIRNVHRTAGARIASAIARRHGDAGLPDETITLRFVGSAGQSFGAWCVGGMRLALYGEANDYVGKGMAGGEIAIRPPGVLLARSHRHVIMGNTVLYGATGGRLFAAGRAGERFAVRNSGTVAVVEGVGDHACEYMTGGVVVVLGETGRNFGAGMTGGCAYVLDERGTLEHRHNPGLVGLARVSDPDDVRTLRRWVEAHRHATGSERAREVLEDWDRWLPLFWKVAPRALPTADVVATPVPSPERA, encoded by the coding sequence ATGTCCGGCCTCTATGACCGGAGGTTTGAACACGATGCATGCGGCGTCGGGTTCGTGGCGACGACGGGCGGCCGCAGTCACGCGCCCCTCGCGCACGCATTGGACGCGCTCGCGAACCTGGCGCACCGCGGCGCGGTCTCTGCGGACGGCAAGACGGGGGACGGCGCCGGGGTGCTCACCCAGATTCCCCATCGGTTGCTCGCGCCCGACCTGCAGCGACTCTCGGTGCGCGTGCCCCGACACAGCGACCTGGGGCTTGCGATGGTGTTCCTCCCCCGCGACAACCGGACGCGCGGGCGCGCCCGCGCAATCGTTGAGGACGCGATCACCCGCGAGGGGCTGGTGTTCTTCGGGTGGCGGCAGGTGCCGGTCGCCTCGGCGGCGCTCGGCCGAGATGCGCTCCTCACCCGGCCCGAGATCGAGCAGGCGCTGGTCGGCCGGCCCGATCCGCTCGGCGCGGACGAGTTCGAGCGGACGCTGTACCTGGCGCGGAAAGTCATCGAGCGGCGGCTCCTCGAGGAGCGCATCGCGGAGTGTTCGGTGCCGTCGTGCTCGCACCGGACCGTCGTGTACAAAGGCCTCTGCGTCGCCCCGCAACTCCCGCGCTTCTACGCGGACCTGCGCGACCCGGCGTTTGAGACGGCGCTCGCACTGTTCCATCAACGGTACAGTACGAACACATTCCCGAGTTGGCCGCTCGCCCAGCCGTTCCGGTTGCTGGCCCACAACGGAGAGATCAACACGTTGTGGGGCAACGTCAACTGGACGCGCGCCCGCGAGGCCCACCTGCGCTCCCCGTTCTGGCGGGAGCGCATGCGAGACCTGACCCCGGTGATCCAGGCGGACGGCAGCGACAGCGCGATGCTGGACAACGTACTGGAACTCCTCGTGCAGTCCGGCCGCGACCCCCTGCATGCGATGATGACGCTCGTCCCCGAGGCCTCGGAGGGGGCGACGGAGATGGCGCCCGAGCTCCGCGCGTTCTATGAGTTTCACGCTGGTCTCTCGGAGCCGTGGGACGGGCCCGCGGCCCTCGCGTTCTCGGATGGCCGCGTGGCCGCGGCGGCGCTGGACCGCAACGGACTGCGCCCGGCGCGGTACATGATCACGGAGGACGGGTTAGTGGTCGTCGCGAGCGAGGCTGGCGTGCTCGATCTCGACCCCAGCCGGATCGTGGAAAAGGGTCGGCTGGGCCCCGGTCGGGTGATCGCCGTCGATACCGTGGCGGGCCGGATTCTCAACGACGAGACGATCAAGCGCGAGGTCGCCGGCCGTCGGCCATATGCCGCGTGGCTCGCTGCGGGCCGGACCCGCGTGCCTTCGGACACCGCGCCCCCCGCGGTCGACTCCCCCTCGTTGGCGCGGCGGCTCGTTGCGTTCGGTTACTCGGACGAGGAGTTCAAGCGCATTCACACACCGATGTTCATGGAGGCGAAGGACCCGGTTGGGTCGATGGGTGACGATACGCCGCTTGCGGTGCTGTCGTCGCGCCCGCGTCTACTCTACGCCTATCTGAAGCAGCGGTTTGCCCAGGTGACGAATCCGCCGATCGATTCCCTGCGCGAACGCCTCGTGATGTCGCTCGTGACCCTGCTCGGCGCCCGCGGCAACCTGCTGGAGGAGGCACCCGAGCACGCGCGGCTCGTCGAGTTGCGCTCTCCGGTGATCACCGCAGTCGAGCTCGGGTCTCTCGCATCGCTCCCCGAGGAGACGCTGCGTGTGCGCACCCTGTCGGCGCGATTCGCGGCCGCGGGCGGCGCGGACGGGCTCGAGCGCGCCCTCGTGCAGCTGTGCGACGAGGCGGCGTACCAGGTCGAGGAGGGCGCGACGCTCCTCGTCATCTCCGACCGCGGAATCGATGCGGCGCACGCGCCGATCCCGATGGTGCTCGCCGTCGGCGCCGTGCACCAGTCGTTGATCCGCCGCGGGCGACGCATGCGCGTGAGCCTCGTGGCGGAGACCGGCGAGGCGCGGGACGTCCACCACACGGCGGTGCTCATTGGCTACGGCGCGAGCGCGGTCTGCCCGTACCTCGCACACGAGATGATCGTGGAGGAGGCGCGCCGGGCAGGCGCGGATCCCGCGGCGTGGCTGGCCAACCACCGCAAGGCGATCGAAGCGGGGCTGCTCAAGATCATGTCCAAGATGGGCATCTCCACGGTGTCGAGCTACCACGGCGCCCAGATCTTCGAGGCCGTGGGACTGGACACAGCACTCGTGGAGTTTGCGCTGACGGGGACACCGTCCCGGCTCGGCGGCATCGGGCTCGCCGAGATCTCCGAGGACGTGCTGCTGCGTCACCGCCGCGCGTTTGGCGACGACGGCGTGCCTGCGTTGGACGACCCCGGGTTGTTCCGGTTCCGCAAGGACGGGGAGTACCATGCGTTCCACCCGAACGTCCTGCGGACGCTGCACCGGCTCGCGCTCCAGGGCGGCGACGAAGAATATCTCGCGTACGCGTGGGAGGTGACGCACCGGCCGCCGACCGCGCTGCGCGATCTCCTCGAGTTCCACGGCGGCGCCCCGATCCCGGTGGAGGGTGTGGAGCCGGCCGCCGAGATCGCCCGACGGTTCGTCGTCTCGTCGATGTCGCACGGATCGCTCAGCAAGGAAGCGCACGAAACGCTCGCGATCGCGATGAACCGCCTGGGCGCGAAGAGCAGCAGCGGGGAGGGCGGGGAAGACCCCGATCGATTCGTGCGGCGGCCGAACGGGGACTGGCCGAACTCGGCGGTGAAGCAGGTGGCTTCGGGGCGGTTCGGCGTCACCGCGTCGTACCTGAACGCGGCCCAGGAACTCGAGATCAAGATGGCCCAGGGGAGCAAACCCGGCGAGGGCGGTCAGATCCCCGGGGCCAAGGTCTCCGCGGAGATCGCGCGGATCCGGCACACGCAGCCGGGCATCGCCCTGATCTCTCCGCCGCCGCATCACGACATCTACAGCATCGAGGATCTCGCGCAGCTGATCTACGATCTGAAACAGGGCAATCCGCGGGCCCGCGTGGCGGTGAAGCTCGTCAGCGAGGCGGGCGTCGGCACGATCGCCGCGGGCGTAGCCAAGGCGTACGCGGACACGGTGCACATCGCCGGCGCGGACGGCGGCACCGGTGCGTCGCCGCTGGACTCGATCAAGAACGCGGGGGTGCCGTGGGAGCTCGGGCTCGCGGAGACCCAGCAGACGCTCGTCCGCAACAACCTCCGCGGCCGGGTGAAGATCCGGGTCGACGGGGGATTGAAAGTGGCGCGCGACGTGCTGATCGCGGCGCTGCTGGGGGGCGAGGAGTTCGGATTTGCGAGCGCGGCGGTCGTCGCACTCGGGTGCGTGATGGCCCGCCAGTGCCACCTCAACACGTGCCCCGTCGGGATCGCCACCCAGCGGGATGATCTGCGGGCTAAATTCCCCGGGACGCCGGAGCGCGTGGTCCACTTCTTCCTCGCGATCGCCGAGGACCTCCGCCGGTTGCTCGCCCAACTCGGCGCGCGGGGCGTGGACGAGATCGTCGGCCGTCAGGACATGCTGCGGGTGCGGTCGGACATTCCCGTGCCTCGCGCCCGCCGGCTCGCGCTCGACGCGCTGCTCGCCGATCCGGATCCGTCGGGCACACGTGTCCGGCGCCACCAGCAGGAGCGGAACGACCGGCCGGGCGAGCCGTACGACGACGCGATTTTGATCCAGATCGGGGAGGATCTGGCCGCGGGCCAGCGCGTGGACCGGACGTTTGAGATCCGCAACGTGCACCGGACCGCCGGCGCCCGCATCGCGTCGGCGATCGCGCGCCGCCACGGGGACGCGGGGCTTCCGGACGAGACCATCACGCTGCGGTTCGTGGGGAGCGCCGGCCAGTCGTTCGGGGCGTGGTGCGTGGGCGGGATGCGGCTCGCGCTCTACGGCGAGGCGAACGACTACGTCGGCAAGGGAATGGCCGGGGGAGAGATCGCGATCCGTCCGCCCGGCGTGCTGCTCGCGCGATCCCACCGGCACGTGATCATGGGGAACACCGTGCTCTATGGAGCGACCGGAGGCCGCCTGTTCGCCGCCGGCCGGGCCGGCGAGCGGTTCGCGGTCCGCAACAGCGGGACCGTCGCGGTGGTCGAGGGCGTCGGAGATCACGCCTGTGAGTACATGACCGGCGGCGTCGTCGTGGTGTTGGGGGAAACCGGACGCAACTTCGGCGCCGGGATGACCGGTGGCTGCGCGTACGTCCTCGACGAGCGCGGAACGCTCGAGCACCGCCACAACCCCGGTCTCGTCGGCCTTGCGCGCGTGTCCGACCCGGACGACGTGCGGACGCTGCGCCGATGGGTCGAGGCACACCGGCATGCGACCGGCAGCGAGCGCGCCCGCGAGGTACTCGAGGACTGGGACCGATGGCTGCCGCTGTTTTGGAAGGTCGCGCCGCGGGCCCTTCCCACAGCGGACGTGGTCGCGACCCCGGTGCCCTCGCCGGAACGGGCGTAG
- a CDS encoding protein kinase, whose translation MTETPGQPLDPPPTASDAGPVLAGRFALGKPLGSGGMATVYQAWDQARGVACAVKVLSDSLSRDEEFRTRFSREAEAVMSLAHERIVVVYGYGDDGPRQYIAMEYVPGGTVREMLVRRGPLPEAEALRIAAEVADALAYAHGRGFVHRDVKPHNILLTADGHVKVADFGIARTLDGTKLTRTGSLVGSAHYIAPEQARGDPAGPAADQYALGVVLFELLAGRVPFDGAAPVAVALRHLHDPVPDLAAIRPGVSPATLAIVCRLLAKSPEDRYPSAEAAAEALRTASDGGATAVLPASRDAEGSAGDASSTARVATAPPSNETIQLPPPAEARPVHSALTDTAVRAEAAQEARRAAARRRVGTAVVWMRAAVIVLAAAGAIALATTGYRGAWLAAHATVPALIGRTVQDAAREVVPLQLGVIVTAQRQDAHLPVGVIVAQDPPAGREVLKGVVLQLTVSQGSGIVPDLNGLPVSGAARLLEGAGLRLGAVSYTRDDQFAAGDVIHQFQSAGTHLDPNGAVDVLVSAGAPQTGPNTPPGVPTLETGSNDNK comes from the coding sequence GTGACGGAGACACCGGGACAGCCTCTCGACCCGCCGCCCACCGCGTCGGACGCCGGCCCGGTGCTTGCCGGGCGTTTCGCGCTCGGGAAGCCGCTCGGCAGCGGCGGCATGGCGACGGTGTACCAGGCGTGGGATCAGGCACGGGGGGTGGCGTGCGCGGTCAAGGTGCTCTCCGATTCTCTCTCGCGCGACGAGGAGTTCCGCACGCGATTCAGCCGCGAGGCCGAGGCGGTGATGAGCCTGGCCCATGAGCGGATTGTCGTGGTCTACGGATATGGCGACGACGGGCCGCGTCAGTACATCGCCATGGAGTACGTGCCCGGCGGCACCGTGCGGGAGATGCTCGTGCGCCGCGGTCCGCTCCCGGAGGCGGAGGCGCTCCGGATCGCCGCCGAAGTCGCCGACGCGCTCGCGTATGCTCACGGGCGCGGCTTCGTCCACCGGGACGTGAAACCACACAACATTCTGCTCACCGCGGACGGGCACGTCAAGGTCGCGGACTTCGGCATCGCCCGCACGCTCGACGGCACGAAGCTCACGCGCACCGGCAGTCTCGTGGGGTCGGCCCACTACATCGCGCCCGAACAGGCTCGGGGCGACCCCGCCGGCCCGGCGGCGGATCAGTATGCGCTTGGGGTGGTGCTGTTCGAGTTGCTCGCCGGCCGCGTCCCCTTCGACGGTGCGGCGCCCGTCGCGGTCGCGCTTCGGCACCTACACGACCCCGTCCCCGACCTGGCCGCGATTCGACCCGGCGTCTCCCCGGCAACGCTGGCGATCGTTTGCCGGCTGCTGGCGAAGTCGCCGGAGGACCGATATCCGTCTGCCGAGGCCGCGGCCGAGGCCCTGCGGACGGCGTCCGACGGGGGCGCCACGGCCGTCCTGCCCGCGTCGCGCGACGCGGAGGGCTCCGCGGGCGATGCGAGCTCCACGGCGCGGGTTGCGACCGCGCCGCCGTCGAACGAGACGATCCAGTTGCCGCCGCCCGCCGAGGCTCGGCCAGTGCACTCGGCCCTGACGGACACCGCGGTCCGGGCCGAGGCGGCGCAGGAGGCGCGGCGCGCCGCCGCACGGCGGCGCGTCGGGACGGCGGTGGTGTGGATGCGGGCGGCGGTCATTGTCCTCGCCGCCGCCGGCGCTATCGCGCTGGCCACCACCGGCTATCGAGGCGCGTGGCTCGCGGCCCACGCGACCGTGCCCGCGTTGATCGGGCGCACCGTGCAGGACGCGGCGCGCGAAGTGGTCCCGCTGCAGCTCGGCGTGATCGTGACGGCGCAGCGCCAGGACGCGCACCTGCCGGTTGGCGTGATCGTCGCGCAGGATCCTCCCGCCGGGCGCGAGGTCCTTAAGGGCGTGGTGCTTCAGCTGACAGTCAGCCAGGGATCAGGGATCGTGCCGGATCTGAACGGGCTCCCCGTGTCCGGGGCGGCGCGCTTGCTGGAAGGAGCCGGGCTCCGGCTGGGCGCGGTGAGCTACACGCGCGATGATCAATTTGCTGCCGGCGATGTGATCCACCAGTTCCAGTCTGCCGGCACGCACCTCGACCCCAACGGTGCGGTGGACGTGCTCGTGAGTGCCGGCGCACCCCAAACGGGTCCGAACACGCCGCCCGGGGTGCCGACGTTGGAAACCGGCAGCAACGACAATAAGTAA
- a CDS encoding NifU N-terminal domain-containing protein, with protein MPPALTVIVQPTPNVNALKFVVNRRMTEGRSQTFTEAGSAASPLARDLLGIAGIRQVFFLNDFITITRAEGVDWDAVVPPAEELIRRHLAEA; from the coding sequence GTGCCCCCAGCGCTCACAGTGATCGTACAACCGACCCCGAACGTCAACGCCTTGAAGTTCGTGGTCAACAGGCGGATGACCGAGGGCCGCAGCCAGACCTTTACCGAGGCAGGCTCCGCCGCGTCTCCGCTTGCCCGGGACCTGCTCGGCATCGCAGGCATCCGCCAAGTGTTCTTTCTCAACGACTTCATCACGATCACACGTGCAGAGGGTGTTGACTGGGACGCCGTGGTGCCGCCGGCGGAGGAACTGATCCGTCGACATCTCGCCGAGGCGTAG
- a CDS encoding metallopeptidase family protein codes for MLVEARPSADVAKELGGDILGLYHGANELERSPFAPYELPEVIIIYQDNIEAICRTDAEVIEEVRLTVIHEVGHHFGLTDAEMEAWEQGSGGK; via the coding sequence GTGCTCGTCGAGGCCCGCCCGTCCGCCGACGTCGCCAAGGAGTTAGGCGGAGACATCCTCGGCCTGTATCACGGGGCCAACGAACTCGAGCGATCCCCGTTCGCGCCGTATGAGTTGCCCGAGGTCATCATCATCTATCAGGACAACATCGAGGCGATCTGCCGTACCGACGCAGAGGTGATCGAAGAGGTCCGGCTGACGGTGATTCACGAGGTCGGGCACCACTTTGGGTTGACCGACGCGGAAATGGAGGCGTGGGAGCAGGGATCTGGCGGCAAGTGA
- a CDS encoding TetR/AcrR family transcriptional regulator: MATAIDRLGRLSQREETRRKILASAAQVFSEKGFYRSVVDDIVKASGTSKGAVYFYFDSKEQIFMSLVEDYAATVAQELQIAVQQSRGLVAQVEATVATLVRNFQAHRELAKIVLIDWPAAGADFQGKRIALKAMLVEVLRGYLDRAVQDGKIPAQDTEMAAYVWIGAVGELVARWLNTGKPNPLEEILAPLTRLLLSSVGLTASPAAAR; this comes from the coding sequence ATGGCGACCGCGATAGACCGGTTGGGAAGACTCTCACAACGTGAGGAAACCCGCCGTAAGATTCTTGCATCCGCCGCGCAAGTGTTCTCCGAGAAGGGCTTCTATCGATCCGTGGTCGACGACATTGTGAAGGCATCGGGCACGTCAAAGGGCGCCGTCTACTTCTACTTCGACAGCAAGGAACAGATCTTCATGTCCCTGGTCGAGGACTATGCCGCGACGGTGGCCCAGGAGTTGCAGATTGCGGTTCAGCAGAGCCGGGGCCTCGTGGCCCAGGTGGAGGCGACGGTGGCAACGCTCGTCCGAAACTTCCAGGCGCACCGCGAACTGGCCAAGATCGTCCTGATCGATTGGCCGGCGGCCGGTGCCGACTTTCAGGGCAAGCGGATCGCGTTGAAGGCGATGTTGGTGGAAGTGCTGCGCGGCTACCTGGACCGTGCCGTTCAGGACGGTAAGATCCCCGCGCAGGACACGGAGATGGCGGCGTACGTGTGGATCGGTGCCGTGGGAGAGCTCGTCGCCCGCTGGCTGAACACCGGCAAGCCCAATCCTCTTGAGGAGATCCTCGCTCCGCTGACACGCCTGCTGCTGTCCAGCGTCGGGTTGACCGCCTCGCCCGCGGCAGCGCGCTAG
- the pyrE gene encoding orotate phosphoribosyltransferase, with translation MPELRARTWARIVRAAFLRGTFTLSSGRQSTYYIDKYLFETDPAVLRDVGRLLAHALPAETTRLVGPALGGVPLATAVALETGLPFAIVRPEAKGYGTARSVEGRLESGDRVVVIEDVVTTGGQAIRAARAVQASGAEVLLVLAVVDRHEGGRDEIAAAGYRFQALYDLHEWSSDGARLDRRPAGPSEGG, from the coding sequence GTGCCCGAGCTGCGCGCTCGCACCTGGGCGCGCATCGTGCGTGCGGCGTTTCTCCGCGGCACATTCACGCTCAGTTCCGGCCGGCAGAGCACCTACTACATCGACAAGTATTTGTTCGAGACCGACCCCGCCGTGCTTCGCGACGTCGGGCGTCTGCTGGCCCATGCGCTCCCGGCCGAGACGACCCGGCTCGTTGGACCGGCGCTCGGAGGGGTGCCGCTCGCAACGGCGGTCGCCCTCGAAACCGGGCTGCCGTTTGCGATCGTTCGGCCGGAGGCCAAGGGGTACGGGACGGCGCGGTCGGTCGAGGGCCGGCTCGAGTCGGGCGATCGGGTCGTTGTCATCGAGGATGTCGTTACGACCGGCGGCCAGGCGATTCGCGCTGCGCGCGCCGTCCAGGCTTCCGGTGCCGAGGTGTTGTTGGTCTTGGCGGTCGTGGACCGTCACGAAGGGGGACGGGACGAGATTGCCGCGGCGGGGTACCGCTTCCAGGCCCTCTATGATCTCCACGAGTGGTCGAGCGACGGCGCCCGCTTGGACCGGCGCCCCGCCGGTCCAAGCGAGGGCGGGTGA
- the sufC gene encoding Fe-S cluster assembly ATPase SufC: MSAELLIKDLWAQVEDKVILKGANLDVRSGEIHALMGPNGSGKSTLANVLMGNPFYQVIKGEVLYKQEDLVAMAPDERARKGLFIAFQYPVTIPGVTMASFLRTAVSARRGFDKDQLMGLAEFQKLVRAKVDELQVDPSVLGRYVNEGFSGGEKKRAEILQMALLEPEIAIMDETDSGLDVDAVKIVAAGVNRMYERSGKKMGVLVITHYPRILKYINPTRVHVMFDGRIVTSGDAELADELDQIGYDGIRAQYERVAAEVVGEGEVRSAGKVFWVRH; this comes from the coding sequence ATGAGCGCGGAACTGCTAATCAAGGACCTGTGGGCGCAGGTCGAGGACAAGGTGATCCTCAAGGGCGCCAACCTCGACGTTCGGTCAGGCGAGATCCACGCGCTGATGGGACCGAACGGCTCGGGCAAGAGCACGCTCGCAAACGTGCTCATGGGCAACCCGTTCTACCAGGTGATCAAGGGTGAGGTGTTGTACAAGCAGGAGGACCTCGTTGCGATGGCGCCGGACGAGCGGGCGCGCAAGGGGCTGTTCATCGCGTTCCAGTACCCCGTCACAATCCCCGGGGTCACGATGGCCAGCTTTCTGCGGACTGCCGTGAGCGCGCGTCGAGGCTTCGACAAGGACCAGCTGATGGGGCTCGCCGAGTTTCAGAAGCTCGTGCGGGCCAAGGTCGACGAGTTGCAGGTGGATCCGTCCGTGTTAGGCCGCTATGTCAACGAAGGGTTCAGCGGCGGTGAAAAGAAGCGCGCCGAAATCTTGCAGATGGCGCTGCTCGAGCCGGAGATCGCCATCATGGACGAGACCGACTCGGGGCTCGACGTCGATGCGGTCAAGATTGTGGCGGCCGGGGTCAACCGGATGTACGAGCGTTCGGGGAAGAAGATGGGCGTGCTGGTGATCACCCACTACCCGCGCATCCTCAAGTACATCAACCCGACGCGGGTGCACGTGATGTTCGACGGGCGGATCGTGACGTCCGGCGACGCGGAGCTCGCGGATGAGCTCGACCAGATCGGGTACGATGGCATCCGCGCGCAGTACGAGCGCGTCGCCGCGGAAGTGGTCGGCGAGGGAGAAGTGCGCAGTGCCGGCAAGGTGTTCTGGGTGCGGCACTAG